From a region of the Helianthus annuus cultivar XRQ/B chromosome 5, HanXRQr2.0-SUNRISE, whole genome shotgun sequence genome:
- the LOC110942092 gene encoding CASP-like protein 2D1 has translation MMILGENVNTLKVIDSSLRLIVIPLSIASLWLTLTNYQDNDTYGKLEFNNLKGLKFFVSISAISAGYALIAVVSSWVKNLMNKAWIFFVCDQVVAYLMVACVGSMGDILYLVYNGNQKVTWSEACSSYGRFCARLNLILVLHFIATICFFALSLISSFRVFTRFEPPISSKEAENETT, from the exons ATGATGATTCTTGGTGAAAATGTGAATACCCTTAAAGTTATAGATTCTTCACTGAGGTTGATTGTGATTCCTTTAAGTATTGCTTCTTTGTGGTTGACTTTGACCAATTATCAAGATAATGATACCTATGGCAAATTAGAGTTCAATAATCTCAAGGGTCTCAA ATTCTTTGTTAGCATTAGTGCCATTTCTGCTGGGTATGCTTTGATTGCTGTTGTTTCTTCATGGGTCAAGAATTTGATGAACAAAGCTTGGATCTTTTTTGTGTGTGATCAG GTGGTGGCATATTTGATGGTGGCATGTGTGGGTAGCATGGGAGATATATTGTATTTGGTCTACAATGGCAACCAAAAAGTGACATGGAGTGAAGCATGTTCTTCATATGGAAGGTTTTGTGCAAGATTGAACCTCATTTTGGTTCTTCATTTTATTGCTACGATTTGTTTCTTTGCGCTTTCGTTGATTTCATCATTTAGGGTTTTCACAAGATTCGAACCTCCTATTTCGTCCAAAGAAGCCGAAAATGAAACGACCTAG